A DNA window from Lepidochelys kempii isolate rLepKem1 chromosome 9, rLepKem1.hap2, whole genome shotgun sequence contains the following coding sequences:
- the POLR2D gene encoding DNA-directed RNA polymerase II subunit RPB4, producing MAAGGSETRVADVEEDASQLVFPKEFETAETLLNSEVHMLLEHRKQQNESAEDEQELSEVFMKTLNYTARFSRFKNRETIASVRSLLLQKKLHKFELACLANLCPETAEEAKALIPSLEGRFEDEELQQILDDIQTKRSFQY from the exons ATGGCGGCCGGAGGCAGTGAGACCCGGGTCGCGGACGTGGAGGAGGACGCCTCGCAGCTCGTCTTCCCCAAAG AATTTGAAACTGCTGAGACGCTTCTAAATTCAGAAGTGCACATGCTTCTTGAGCATCGTAAACAACAGAATGAGAGTGCTGAGGATGAGCAGGAGCTTTCGGAAGTCTTCATGAAAACTCTGAACTACACGGCTCGCTTCAGCCGCTTCAAAAACCGGGAGACCATTGCCAGCGTCCGCAG TTTGTTGCTCCAGAAAAAGCTCCATAAATTTGAATTGGCGTGTTTGGCTAATTTGTGTCCTGAGACAGCTGAGGAGGCCAAGGCTTTGATTCCCAG CCTAGAGGGCCGGTTTGAAGATGAGGAGCTACAGCAGATTCTTGATGACATTCAGACCAAACGAAGCTTCCAGTACTAG
- the LOC140917395 gene encoding uncharacterized protein isoform X2 produces MPPRARQSPVWSNGKVLDLISVWREEAVQSQLRSSRRNYDTFGQISRDMMERSHDWDALQCRINVKELQNAYRKARKTNSRSSAAPATCRFYKELNAILGGDPTSIPRITMDTSEPSATRQEEEQSRSKGAVAEKDTPESLDACNQELFFSQEEGSQSWRLVLAEGQTPDQVPDQLLSLSSWSVTTSPVCLSSRVTTRIDRT; encoded by the exons atgcctccacgcgccaggcaatccccagtatggagcaatggcaaggtgctggacctcatcagtgtttggagggaggaagctgtccagtcccagctgcgctccagccgtaggaattatgataccttcgggcagatatcaagggacatgatggaaaggagcCATGactgggacgcactgcagtgcaggattaatgTGAAGGAactgcagaatgcctaccgcaaagcccgcaAGACAAACAgccgctccagtgctgcccctgcaacctgccgtttctacaaagagctgaatgcgatacttgggggcgaccccacctctaTTCCGAGGatcaccatggacacttcagagcccagtgcaacaaggcaggaagAAGAGCAAAGCAGGAGCAAGGGTGCCGTGGCGGAgaaagacaccccggaatccctagatgcatgcaacCAGGAGCTATTCTttagccaggaggaaggtagccagtcatgGCGGCTGGTGCTTgcggaaggacaaacaccagatcAAGtgcccg atcaacttctctctctcagctcttgGTCTGTAACCACTTCACCAGTTTGCTTGTCATCAAGAGTGACTACCAGAATAGACAGGACATGA
- the LOC140917395 gene encoding uncharacterized protein isoform X3: protein MPPRARQSPVWSNGKVLDLISVWREEAVQSQLRSSRRNYDTFGQISRDMMERSHDWDALQCRINVKELQNAYRKARKTNSRSSAAPATCRFYKELNAILGGDPTSIPRITMDTSEPSATRQEEEQSRSKGAVAEKDTPESLDACNQELFFSQEEGSQSWRLVLAEGQTPDQVPEISAVRVITGRKTPKNQKEAT, encoded by the exons atgcctccacgcgccaggcaatccccagtatggagcaatggcaaggtgctggacctcatcagtgtttggagggaggaagctgtccagtcccagctgcgctccagccgtaggaattatgataccttcgggcagatatcaagggacatgatggaaaggagcCATGactgggacgcactgcagtgcaggattaatgTGAAGGAactgcagaatgcctaccgcaaagcccgcaAGACAAACAgccgctccagtgctgcccctgcaacctgccgtttctacaaagagctgaatgcgatacttgggggcgaccccacctctaTTCCGAGGatcaccatggacacttcagagcccagtgcaacaaggcaggaagAAGAGCAAAGCAGGAGCAAGGGTGCCGTGGCGGAgaaagacaccccggaatccctagatgcatgcaacCAGGAGCTATTCTttagccaggaggaaggtagccagtcatgGCGGCTGGTGCTTgcggaaggacaaacaccagatcAAGtgcccg agatctcagccgtccgtgttatcactggccgaaagactccaaagaatcagaaagaggccacgtag
- the LOC140917395 gene encoding uncharacterized protein isoform X1, giving the protein MPPRARQSPVWSNGKVLDLISVWREEAVQSQLRSSRRNYDTFGQISRDMMERSHDWDALQCRINVKELQNAYRKARKTNSRSSAAPATCRFYKELNAILGGDPTSIPRITMDTSEPSATRQEEEQSRSKGAVAEKDTPESLDACNQELFFSQEEGSQSWRLVLAEGQTPDQVPVIGSSDLFRGLIQNLPRFLRRATVVLVQVRLTCLCHCAMRGRGTIAAHRQAAYGPGWKSH; this is encoded by the exons atgcctccacgcgccaggcaatccccagtatggagcaatggcaaggtgctggacctcatcagtgtttggagggaggaagctgtccagtcccagctgcgctccagccgtaggaattatgataccttcgggcagatatcaagggacatgatggaaaggagcCATGactgggacgcactgcagtgcaggattaatgTGAAGGAactgcagaatgcctaccgcaaagcccgcaAGACAAACAgccgctccagtgctgcccctgcaacctgccgtttctacaaagagctgaatgcgatacttgggggcgaccccacctctaTTCCGAGGatcaccatggacacttcagagcccagtgcaacaaggcaggaagAAGAGCAAAGCAGGAGCAAGGGTGCCGTGGCGGAgaaagacaccccggaatccctagatgcatgcaacCAGGAGCTATTCTttagccaggaggaaggtagccagtcatgGCGGCTGGTGCTTgcggaaggacaaacaccagatcAAGtgcccg TAATTGGCTCCAGTGATCTCTTCagaggtctcatccagaacttgcccaggtttctcaggagagccactgtggtccttgtccaagtaaggctaacttgtctgtgccactgtgccatgaggggcagggggaccattgctgcacacaggcaagctgcatatgggccaggatGGAAGTCGCATTga